A DNA window from Arachis duranensis cultivar V14167 chromosome 3, aradu.V14167.gnm2.J7QH, whole genome shotgun sequence contains the following coding sequences:
- the LOC107477578 gene encoding uncharacterized protein LOC107477578, with translation MTPVNLAGQFGDTTYTKVFVGGLAWETQKETMKKYFEQFGEILEAVVITDKATGRSKGYGFVTFREPEAAMRACVDAAPVIDGRRANCNLASLGVQRSKPSTPKHGPVMGSFQTGFGGGVGSAFPSAATFPHYAIQQGIPYNVYGYSPYSPDYTYPTSYYSVYGGAATAQYPVYGTGHAGGMMTGAGAAAAAAAATAFYPYMQYGGEGSGGGGSSGGSYTTSGQGYGVNYPPHQLFQYSPIASTGGYAQHYATPMSLAPSPALQSGVTMALQAPIPHR, from the exons ATGACTCCAGTGAATTTGGCAGGGCAGTTCGGAGACACCACATACACCAAGGTTTTTGTTGGAGGCTTGGCTTGGGAGACTCAGAAAGAGACCATGAAGAAATACTTTGAGCAATTCGGTGAGATCTTGGAAGCTGTTGTCATCACTGACAAAGCCACCGGAAGATCCAAAGGCTACGGTTTT gTCACGTTTCGCGAACCAGAAGCTGCCATGAGAGCTTGTGTGGATGCTGCTCCAGTAATTGATGGAAGAAGAGCTAACTGCAACCTTGCTTCTTTGGGTGTCCAGAGATCTAAGCCTTCAACACCAAAGCATGGTCc GGTAATGGGGTCTTTCCAGACCGGGTTTGGAGGGGGAGTGGGATCAGCTTTTCCATCGGCAGCAACCTTCCCTCATTATGCTATCCAGCAAGGGATACCATATAACGTTTATGG GTACTCTCCTTACTCACCGGATTACACTTACCCCACG AGCTACTACAGTGTGTATGGAGGTGCAGCAACAGCACAGTACCCAGTGTATGGAACGGGACATGCTGGAGGGATGATGACGGGTGCCGGGGCAGCAGCGGCGGCGGCAGCAGCCACCGCGTTTTATCCGTATATGCAGTACGGAGGAGAAGGGAGTGGCGGAGGTGGATCAAGCGGCGGGAGCTATACTACTTCAGGGCAGGGTTATGGTGTGAATTATCCGCCTCATCAACTGTTTCAGTATTCTCCGATTGCTTCAACCGGTGGCTATGCTCAGCACTATGCAACTCCCATGTCCCTTGCTCCTTCCCCTGCCTTGCAATCAG GCGTGACAATGGCTCTTCAAGCTCCAATTCCTCACCGCTAG